In one window of Kitasatospora sp. MMS16-BH015 DNA:
- a CDS encoding MaoC family dehydratase N-terminal domain-containing protein → MSEPAILKAVGRSYPPTPPYEVGREHIRSFARAIGDDSLIYRDVATARAMGHPDVLAPPTYPVVFTQEAAEQVTGDPELGIDFDHLVHGAQRFVYQRPIRAGDRLSCVVVIEEAKSLAGNLALTLRTEVCGADGEQVLTEWSTLVVRTAGPAEREG, encoded by the coding sequence TTGAGCGAGCCGGCCATCCTGAAGGCGGTGGGCCGCAGCTACCCGCCGACCCCGCCGTACGAGGTCGGGCGGGAGCACATCCGCAGCTTCGCCCGGGCGATCGGCGACGACTCGCTGATCTACCGGGACGTGGCCACCGCCCGGGCGATGGGCCACCCGGACGTGCTGGCCCCGCCCACCTACCCCGTGGTCTTCACCCAGGAGGCCGCCGAACAGGTCACCGGCGACCCCGAGTTGGGCATCGACTTCGACCACCTGGTGCACGGCGCGCAGCGCTTCGTCTACCAGCGGCCGATCCGGGCCGGCGACCGGCTGAGCTGCGTGGTGGTGATCGAGGAGGCCAAGAGCCTGGCGGGCAACCTCGCACTCACCCTGCGCACCGAGGTCTGCGGGGCCGACGGTGAGCAGGTGCTGACGGAGTGGTCGACGCTGGTGGTCCGGACGGCCGGGCCGGCGGAGCGGGAGGGCTGA